The genome window TTGCACACTGTGAATTAAAATATGGGAATCTTGTTTCAACTTGACCTTGCTTATCTTGATAACTATTACAATAAAACTTAATTTCTGCTAAATTATATTCTTCTAATAACAAGTCTATATAGAAATCCATTCCGTCGCTTAAAATAAATAATCGATGCTCTTGTTGCTGGCAATAATCATAAAATTCTTTAAAATAAGGATCAATCTCGATATTTTCTTTAATATACTCAATTAATTCTGCTGTAGAAATCCTCAAATTCTCATAATATAAACTTTGAGTTTCTTTAGAGCTAAGTTCTCCATCAATATATTTTTGCTCCATTTCTTTCCAGTTAATTGGACCAAAGTTTTTAACTACCTCTATCCCTACATCTTGTGTAGTAATTGTCCCATCAAAATCACTTAAAATTAAAAGATCCGTCATCAGCACTTAGTGCCTCCTTTGCTAATTAAAAGCTATTAGCCTGATAAACTAATTCACCATTAATAATTGTCATCATTACTTCATAATCTTCATCTATTACCGCCAAATTTGCCTTTTTCCCCTCTTTAATACTGCCTAACTGCTCATCAAGACCTAATAATCGAGCTGGATTTAAAGCAGCCATTTGAATAGCAGCACTTAAATCTACTCCTACTAATTCTACTATATTTTTAACTGCATCTATTAATCTTAATGTACTCCCAGCTAAAGATCCGCTTTTAGTTCTAGCAATTGAATCTTTAACTGTAATATCTAATTCACCTAAAGTATATTCTCCATCCTCTAAGCCACCAGCTCTCATACAGTCACTAATTAAACAGATACCATCTTTACCTTTACAATTATATAAAATCTTCATCACTGCTTGATGAACATGAATATTATCAGCAATTAACTCAGCATTAAGCTGATCATTACTTAAAACTGATCCTACTACTCCTGGTTTACGGTGGTGCAGACCTTTCATCCCATTAAAAGCATGAACTGCTAATTTAGCCCCAGAGTTAACAGCAGCTTCAGTTTCTTCATAACTAGCATTAGTATGTCCTAGAGATACTTCAATACCATTTTGGCTAAGAAATTTTATTAGCTTTAATGAATTCTCTTTTTCAGGGGCTAAGGCAAATAGTTTTATATTATTAGAATAGTTTAAGATCTTTTTTATATCTGCTAAGTTTATTGATCTAATAAATTCTTCTGGATGAGCTCCCTTTTTTTCTTTACTAATGTAAGGTCCTTCAACATATGCGCCTAGTATTTCAGCTCCTGTAGTCCCTTGGTGCATAGTCTGATCAATATTTTTTAAAGCTGATTTCAGTTTTGACCAGTTAGCAGTTACAGTTGTCGGCAAAAAATTAGTTACTCCATTATTAGCTAAATAATTAGCAATAAAGTTTAAGGCTTGATAACTACTATCCATAACATCATAACCATTGGCCCCATGAATATGTAAATCTATTAAACCAGGGATTACTTTATAACCAGTTAAATCTATTTCCTTTAATCCTGCTTTATTTTCTTCATTTCCAACAGCAGTTATTAATCCATCTTCAATTAGTAAATCAGCTGCTGTTAGAACAGAATTTTCTGTATATACTTCTCCACCTGTTAATAAAAGACTCATTCTAGCCACCTCAATTAAAGTTTATTAGCTGAACCCTGTTTTTCTTTTTTACTCTGGTTGTTAAAATTAAAAGCATCTATTCCAGATTCAGCAGCGCTAAGCGCTTTAGATTTTAATTCAGCTGGAGATAATTTATCTCTAGCAAATAAAATATCCATAATCATTGGTAAATTAGTCCCAGCAAGAACTTCACTATCCTCAATATCTTTAGCTACTAAAACACTAGTCTTAAATGGGGAACCACCTACTAAATCACTAAAAAAAACTAATCCCTCTTCTGTTCCTAACTTAGAAACAGCGGCATTTAATTTAGTCCTTAATTTTGTTGTTGATTCATCTGCTAAAAAGTCAACCGCTTCTAATCTAGCTTGTTCACCAATAATTAATTCCAAAGAACTTTTTAATCCAGTTGCAAAATTACCATGTCCAGTTATAATAATTCCAATCATTTTCTCCCCACCTTAATAATTGATTTTTAATTCTAGGAAGTGAGCTCACTTCCTAGAATTAATGATTTATAACAAGCCAATATACTTACCTATTACTCCAATACAAATTGTAATCCCAACTAATTTTAGCGGTGAATATCCTTTCTTAATTAGATAGTAAAGCAATAATGTATAACCAAGTGGAAGCATATTTGGTAAAATCTTATCTAAAACTTCTTTTTGGACACTAATTTGATTACCCTCTACGTTAATATTTAAATTTAAGCTTAAGCTAATATAAGAAGCAATCAAACCACCAATTACAGTAACTCCTAAAATTGAAGCTGCTCTAGAAATAGCTTTAGCACCAGCTTTCAATTTTTTCAAAGCATTAACCCCTGTATAATAGCCATAAAACATACCGCCTATTCTTAATACAAAATGAACAGCATTAAACAATAAGAAAAAGACAATTGGCCCCGAAGCATTACCCTGTTTAGCTAATGAAACTCCAATTCCAGCAGTTATCGGTAATAAAGTCATCCATAACAAAGCATCTCCAATTCCACCTAAAGGCCCCATCAAAGCTACCTTAATACTACGAATCATTTGTGGATCTTCTTTTTGTTCTTCCATAGCAGCAATTATTCCTAAAACTGGAGTAATTAAAAATGGATGGGTATTAAAGAATTCTAAATGTCTTTTCATCGCTGCAGCTAATTCATCTTTCTTCTTATGAACTTTTTTCAAAGCCGGCATTAAACTATATAACCATCCTCCAGCCTGCATTCTTTCATAGTTAAAAGAGGATTGTAAAAATAGAGAACGAAAAATCATTTTCCAGAGTTCAGTCTTAGTTATCTCCCCTTGCTCTTGTTGATTATTAGATGCCATTAGTTTTTGCCTCCTTCTTTGGAGTCTGGTTATTGTCATTAGAATTATTTGAGTAATAGTCATACAAAGCAATTGCAACTCCAATAATAGCCGTTCCAACTAAAGTAAGATCAAAATAAGTTACTACTACAAAACCTACTAATAAAAAGGCAACATATTCTTTCTTCAACATAATACTTAACAACATTGCAAAACCTAAGGCAGGCATCATCCCTCCAGCTACTGCCAAGCCATCAAGTAAAGTAGTAGGAATGATATCTACCATTGCCTTGGCTGCATCTGCTCCAAAATAAACAGGCAAAAAGGCAACCACAAAATTAAAGACAAATAACACAACCATTCCTGATAAATTTAACATATCTGTTGCTTTATGCTTAGCTTCTGCTGCATATTCGTCTGCTTTATGCATCAGTGGAGAATAAGCAGTAAACAATAAAGTAATTGCACCTTGAGCAGCAACTGCAAATGGTACTGCTACACTAACTGCTGTTTTAGGGTCCTGACCTGATAAAATTGCAAACACTGTTCCAATAATTCCACCAATAACTACATTCGGCGGTTGAGCTCCAGCTAATGGAGCCATTCCCATCCAAACAAGTTCTAAAGTTGCTCCTGCTGCTAAACCTGTCTGAAAATCTCCTAAAATAAATCCTACAACTGGTCCAGTAATTATTGGTCGATGAATATGAAGTAAAATATTAAATTGATCAATTCCAGTTATCCCTGCCCATAAAGCTATTAAAAAGGCTTCTTGTAACATATTTTCCCTCCTCTATTAGATTAAAGCCATAATGTTTTTAGATTTTTCATCAGGAACTCTTTGTACCTCTGCTACAACACCTAGCTGGTCTAACTCCTTAAATGACTTTCGATCTTCATCATCAACAGAAACTGTGCTAGTTAACTGCTCTTTTCCATTCTCATAATGCATATTTCCTATATTTACATGCTCTATAGGCACCCCTCCTTTAACTAGTTTTACAACATCTTGTGGGTTTTTAACTACTAAAACAATTTTCTGTTCTTCAGATGCCATATGGATCTTATCAATAGTTTCTTGGATAGTAAAATATCTGGTTTCTACTCCATCTGGAGCAGCCATATCCATCAAATCCTGCTGCATCTCACTATCAGCTACTTTATCATTAGCTACTAAAATTAAATTTCCCCCAACATGATTAGTCCAAGTCACAGCAACTTGTCCATGAATTAATCTATTGTCTATTCTAGTTAGTAAAATGTTAGCCATTATAATTCCTCCTCAAATTTTTAGTTAGTATTAATTCCAAGGATAAATCTTAACTCCCTTAACAACCCTATTCACTGAACCATCAGGCACTGGATTATCAGGGGTAATCCCTAATTGAATTGATTTAAACAAGGCTAGCATTTGAGCATTTAAAATATAAGGGAAGGCTAAATAAACATCTGCTAATTCTCCCTTGTTTTGATCATTTAAAGATATAAATAAGTCTACTAGTTCTTCTATCTCATCATCCTGATACTCAGAAATAGCAATAATTTTCTGTTCTCCTGATTCTGCTACCATTTCTTTTACTAGATCAGTTTCATACTTTCTAGTATAGGGATCATTTGATAAATAATTAATCACTACTGTTTGATCATTAATCACTGATTTTGGCCCATGGCGGAAACCTAGAGCAGAATTATAACTGCTCATCACTTTTCCTCGAGTTAATTCTAACATTTTTAAAGCCGCTTCTGTTGCTAAGCCCTTTAGTGGAGAAGATCCTAAATATATTAAACGGTTAAAGTCATAATTAGTTATTTCTTTTAGTATATCTACATTATTTTCTAGTACTTTTTCTCCTAAATTAACAATTTTCTTTATATTTTTCTTACTTTGCTCTAAACTATCTAAATTGAAAATAAGAAGAGAGCTTAATAACATAGTTGTAAAACTTCCAGTCATTGCAAAGCCTTTATCATGAGCATCTTTTGGCATAAATACCACTAAATTTTTATCATTATCAATATTCTCTTTAGCCAAATCTCCTTCGCGATTACAAGTTAATATTATTTGATATAAATCATCAACTATTTTTTCTGCTAATCTAATAGTTGCTAAGCTTTCTGGGCTATTTCCTGATCTGGCACATGAAATTAATAAAGTAGGCTCTTTTTTATGCAAATAATCTTTAGGATTACTAACTATATCTGTGGTAGCAATCGACTCTACTTTAACTGGTAGTTTTTTATCTAAATAAGGAGCAGCTGTATCTCCTACAAAAGCTGAAGTTCCAGCTCCAGTAAAAATAATTCTAGCTTGAGAAAGATTAGAAATTTTAGTTATAAACTTATTAATCTTAGCTTTATTATCTTTTATAATCTCTACTGTTTCTTGCCACAAACGCGGCTGCTGTTTGATCTCTTTAGCAGTATGATTAGCATTTATTTCTTTTAATTTTTGATTTTGATAACCAAACATAATTATAACCTCCTTGTGTTTTAACATCATGTCATCATGTGGTACGTACCATTTTACTAAAAGATTAATATCATGTTTATTTTTCTAATAAAACATGATATTTGAATTTATCTCCTCTAGCAATACCAACTGTATATTCAATAACTTCATTATTTTCATAAGTAATTCGCTTTAATCTCATACTAGGAATTCCAGGATCAATATTTAAATGCTCAGCCTCTTCTTGCTTCGCAGCAACAGGTTGAAAAATCTCTTCTGCCTGGCTAAATGAAACATTAAATCTATTCATAAATATATCATACATTGCATTATTCTCTAAATCTTCTTTTGTAATACCTGGAAATCTATCATAAGGTAAATAACTAGTTTCCAACATCATCGGTTCTCCATCAGCCAATCTCAATCTAGTAAATTGATATAATTTAACTCCAATATCAAGGTCCATTTTCCTAGCTAATTTTTTATTACTATTTATCTTTTTAAATTCAATAACTTTTGAAGTAGGCTCTTTCCCTATTTTTTTCATCTCTTCTGTGAAACTATAAAACTCTAATAAATCTTGTTTAAACTTCTCTGGTGATACAAAAGTTCCTTTACCATGCTGCTTATATATATATCCTTCTTTTTCTAATTCTTGAATCGCTTGTCGTACTGTAGCTCGACTAATATCATACTTCTCGCATAAATTTCTTTCAGACGGCAGCTTATCATCAGGCTGCAATTTATCAGACTCAATCTTCTCTATAATTATATCCATAAGTTGATAGTACAATGGAATTCTGCTATTCTTATCGATTTTTTGTTTAGATTTCATTTATTTAAATCAATATCCTCCTTAGGCTTACTAAGTTATCTGGGCTATTGCTATGTGTCATATGTTATGTGGTATGTGGTACGTACCTCTTTTAATTTAAATATATCATCATTTTATAAATTCGTCAAGAAAAAGGAAGACTCTTTCCTTTTTTTATTTTA of Sporohalobacter salinus contains these proteins:
- the agaF gene encoding PTS galactosamine/N-acetylgalactosamine transporter subunit IIA; translation: MIGIIITGHGNFATGLKSSLELIIGEQARLEAVDFLADESTTKLRTKLNAAVSKLGTEEGLVFFSDLVGGSPFKTSVLVAKDIEDSEVLAGTNLPMIMDILFARDKLSPAELKSKALSAAESGIDAFNFNNQSKKEKQGSANKL
- a CDS encoding GntR family transcriptional regulator codes for the protein MKSKQKIDKNSRIPLYYQLMDIIIEKIESDKLQPDDKLPSERNLCEKYDISRATVRQAIQELEKEGYIYKQHGKGTFVSPEKFKQDLLEFYSFTEEMKKIGKEPTSKVIEFKKINSNKKLARKMDLDIGVKLYQFTRLRLADGEPMMLETSYLPYDRFPGITKEDLENNAMYDIFMNRFNVSFSQAEEIFQPVAAKQEEAEHLNIDPGIPSMRLKRITYENNEVIEYTVGIARGDKFKYHVLLEK
- a CDS encoding SIS domain-containing protein yields the protein MFGYQNQKLKEINANHTAKEIKQQPRLWQETVEIIKDNKAKINKFITKISNLSQARIIFTGAGTSAFVGDTAAPYLDKKLPVKVESIATTDIVSNPKDYLHKKEPTLLISCARSGNSPESLATIRLAEKIVDDLYQIILTCNREGDLAKENIDNDKNLVVFMPKDAHDKGFAMTGSFTTMLLSSLLIFNLDSLEQSKKNIKKIVNLGEKVLENNVDILKEITNYDFNRLIYLGSSPLKGLATEAALKMLELTRGKVMSSYNSALGFRHGPKSVINDQTVVINYLSNDPYTRKYETDLVKEMVAESGEQKIIAISEYQDDEIEELVDLFISLNDQNKGELADVYLAFPYILNAQMLALFKSIQLGITPDNPVPDGSVNRVVKGVKIYPWN
- the nagA gene encoding N-acetylglucosamine-6-phosphate deacetylase, yielding MSLLLTGGEVYTENSVLTAADLLIEDGLITAVGNEENKAGLKEIDLTGYKVIPGLIDLHIHGANGYDVMDSSYQALNFIANYLANNGVTNFLPTTVTANWSKLKSALKNIDQTMHQGTTGAEILGAYVEGPYISKEKKGAHPEEFIRSINLADIKKILNYSNNIKLFALAPEKENSLKLIKFLSQNGIEVSLGHTNASYEETEAAVNSGAKLAVHAFNGMKGLHHRKPGVVGSVLSNDQLNAELIADNIHVHQAVMKILYNCKGKDGICLISDCMRAGGLEDGEYTLGELDITVKDSIARTKSGSLAGSTLRLIDAVKNIVELVGVDLSAAIQMAALNPARLLGLDEQLGSIKEGKKANLAVIDEDYEVMMTIINGELVYQANSF
- the agaW gene encoding PTS N-acetylgalactosamine transporter subunit IIC, coding for MLQEAFLIALWAGITGIDQFNILLHIHRPIITGPVVGFILGDFQTGLAAGATLELVWMGMAPLAGAQPPNVVIGGIIGTVFAILSGQDPKTAVSVAVPFAVAAQGAITLLFTAYSPLMHKADEYAAEAKHKATDMLNLSGMVVLFVFNFVVAFLPVYFGADAAKAMVDIIPTTLLDGLAVAGGMMPALGFAMLLSIMLKKEYVAFLLVGFVVVTYFDLTLVGTAIIGVAIALYDYYSNNSNDNNQTPKKEAKTNGI
- a CDS encoding PTS system mannose/fructose/sorbose family transporter subunit IID; translation: MASNNQQEQGEITKTELWKMIFRSLFLQSSFNYERMQAGGWLYSLMPALKKVHKKKDELAAAMKRHLEFFNTHPFLITPVLGIIAAMEEQKEDPQMIRSIKVALMGPLGGIGDALLWMTLLPITAGIGVSLAKQGNASGPIVFFLLFNAVHFVLRIGGMFYGYYTGVNALKKLKAGAKAISRAASILGVTVIGGLIASYISLSLNLNINVEGNQISVQKEVLDKILPNMLPLGYTLLLYYLIKKGYSPLKLVGITICIGVIGKYIGLL
- the agaV gene encoding PTS N-acetylgalactosamine transporter subunit IIB, translated to MANILLTRIDNRLIHGQVAVTWTNHVGGNLILVANDKVADSEMQQDLMDMAAPDGVETRYFTIQETIDKIHMASEEQKIVLVVKNPQDVVKLVKGGVPIEHVNIGNMHYENGKEQLTSTVSVDDEDRKSFKELDQLGVVAEVQRVPDEKSKNIMALI
- a CDS encoding MtnX-like HAD-IB family phosphatase, yielding MTDLLILSDFDGTITTQDVGIEVVKNFGPINWKEMEQKYIDGELSSKETQSLYYENLRISTAELIEYIKENIEIDPYFKEFYDYCQQQEHRLFILSDGMDFYIDLLLEEYNLAEIKFYCNSYQDKQGQVETRFPYFNSQCAKCGHCKSNTLAKLHDEEFIIYIGDGYTDRCPVKKADLVFAKDQLAEFCDSNNIKYLSYQNFADVLEKIKSRF